The following proteins are co-located in the Lagenorhynchus albirostris chromosome 4, mLagAlb1.1, whole genome shotgun sequence genome:
- the LOC132520019 gene encoding succinate dehydrogenase cytochrome b560 subunit, mitochondrial-like, with protein sequence MAVLLLRHIGCHCLCAHLGPQLCIRNWSLPMVMSICHHDTGIALSAGVGIRKGPDSSPAIPVRSACLGSYCVVLCRAGSPVKSRSSQHHLPTNYYTDLSSCLSLLSSARAKFS encoded by the exons ATGGCTGTGCTCTTGTTGAGACATATTGGCTGTCATTGCCTCTGTGCCCACCTTGGTCCTCAGCTCTGTATCAGAAA CTGGTCTCTTCCCATGGTGATGTCCATTTGCCACCATGACACTGGTATTGCCTTGAGTGCAGGGGT TGGGATCAGGAAAGGGCCTGACAGTTCCCCAGCTATACCAGTCAGGAGTGCTTGTCTTGGTTCTTACTGTGTTGTCCTCTGTAGGGCTGGCAGCCCTGTGAAGAGCCGAAGTTCCCAGCATCATCTTCCTACAAATTATTACACTGACCTGTCTTCCTGCTTGTCACTCCTGTCTTCAGCCAGGGCAAAGTTCTCCTGA